A single genomic interval of Armigeres subalbatus isolate Guangzhou_Male unplaced genomic scaffold, GZ_Asu_2 Contig478, whole genome shotgun sequence harbors:
- the LOC134204237 gene encoding uncharacterized protein LOC134204237 — protein sequence MARCWLMFSNPAEREKHQSLSISVSLEPANIIVTGMQREQMSMTKVSTLLTLPRAARYGTERLIGVVALNPPNIIFDTKVTRKQKNQVECKRKEVEAISSMVQMKTVVYLGKRTPFCPMSV from the exons ATGGCCAGGTGTTGGTTGATGTTTAGTAACCCAGCAGAGAGAGAAAAGCACCAGTCGTTATCAATTAG TGTATCATTAGAGCCAGCAAACATTATCGTTACGGGAATGCAACGAGAGCAAATGTCGATGACCAAGGTAAGCACGCTACTGACGCTACCCCGTGCTGCGCGGTACGGTACGGAGCGACTGATCGGAGTTGTCGCCTTGAACCCACCCAACATCATCTTCGATACCAAGGTTACGAGAAAGCAAAAGAATCAGGTCGAATGCAAAAGAAAGGAGGTTGAGGCAATCAGTTCGATGGTGCAGATGAAAACCGTTGTCTATTTGGGCAAAAGGACACCGTTTTGTCCAATGTCGGTGTAA